The following coding sequences are from one Zalophus californianus isolate mZalCal1 chromosome 5, mZalCal1.pri.v2, whole genome shotgun sequence window:
- the LOC113929812 gene encoding LOW QUALITY PROTEIN: M-phase-specific PLK1-interacting protein-like (The sequence of the model RefSeq protein was modified relative to this genomic sequence to represent the inferred CDS: deleted 1 base in 1 codon) has product MHRQNFRPPTPPYPGAGVGGWGSGSSFRGTPGGGGPRPPSPPDAYGRPHHTPPYGPRSRPYGSSHSPPHGGSFPGGRFGSPSPGGYPGSYSKSPAGSQQHFGYSPGKQQTHPQGSPRTSTPFGSGRGREKRMSNELENYFKPSMLEDPWAGLEPVSVVDINQQYSNTQTFTGKKGRDFC; this is encoded by the exons ATGCACCGACAGAATTTTCGACCCCCGACTCCTCCCTACCCCGGCGCGGGTGTAGGAGGTTGGGGTAGCGGGAGCAGCTTCCGGGGTACCCCGGGCGGAGGCGGACCGCGGCCGCCCTCCCCTCCGGACGCGTATGGGAGGCCGCATCACACGCCGCCGTACGGGCCCCGGTCTAGGCCCTACGGGAGCAGCCACTCTCCGCCACACGGCGGCAGCTTCCCGGGGGGCCGATTCGGGTCTCCGTCCCCTGGCGGCTACCCTGGCTCCTACTCCAAGTCC CCCGCGGGGTCCCAGCAGCATTTCGGCTACTCCCCAGGGAAGCAGCAGACCCACCCCCAGGGTTCTCCAAGGACATCTACACCATTTGGATCAGGGCGtggtagagaaaaaagaatgtctAATGAGCTGGAAAATTATTTCAAGCCTTCAATGCTTGAAGACCCTTGGGCTGGCCTAGAACCAGTATCTGTAGTGGATATTAACCAACAATACAGCAATACTCAAACATTCACAGGCAAAAAAGGAAGAGACTTttgttaa